The stretch of DNA CGAAACATTACCGTCGACCCTTCTCTCACCACCCTCTCCGTGCCTCATCTACAGGCCTGCCAGCAGGGGTTTGAGGCGATATTCGGGATACCGGACGGCATGGATCCAGACGAGAGCCTGATCATCCGGGGGGCCCGGCAGAGCTATTTCCAGGATCAGCGCTTTGGTGATCAGTTCAAGAGCACCCTCGAAATTGCCATGCCCTATGAACGCGTTCTGCCTCCCGGCCCACCGGACGGCGCAGTGATTCCCGGACGGATCACCTGCAGTTTTGTGGAACGTGAGGACAACTCCTTTGCGACAACGCCTGATGTTGTGGCCATCGAGGAAGAAGGGGTCACCCGGACCCTCAGCAACCAGGAACGCCGCCTTTTTCAGTAAGTTGGCGCAGCAGAGCTGCCAAATCCTGTCCGCAATGCCATTTGCGAAAACCGCGCGACAGCCCAAGCGACGCAGCGACTGACTGACACTTGTGTAAGTACGCAAATCGCGTTGCATCCCGCACCGATTGTACCGACGCGCCCACATGCTGACCTTGACCTCACATTTTATGAAGTGCGGGGACAAACGAAGCATGACCATTCAACCACTCGACACCGCCGCGCTGTCCAAAGAACTCCACCGCGTCGCCACCACAGTTCTTGGCCAGCCATTCACCAAGCTGGTCGGCGCCCGGATGTCGGCCATCGGTGAAGGACATCTTGAGCTCTATGTGGACAACCGCGAAGAGCTGAGTCAGCAAAACGGGTTCATCCACGGTGGCGTCATCGGCTACCTCGCGGATAACGCAAGCGCAGCCGTCGCCGGCACCATGCGGCCCGAAGGCGCGCTGGGGGCCGTCACCGCTGAATACAAGATCAACATCCTGCGCCCTTCAGTCGGCGAGCGCGCCATCGTGC from Pyruvatibacter sp. HU-CL02332 encodes:
- a CDS encoding PaaI family thioesterase, which produces MTIQPLDTAALSKELHRVATTVLGQPFTKLVGARMSAIGEGHLELYVDNREELSQQNGFIHGGVIGYLADNASAAVAGTMRPEGALGAVTAEYKINILRPSVGERAIVRANVIRRGKTQAVTEAKVSCINDGEEKLVAVALATISYMYP